The sequence AACCACTCCAGGGGAGAGGGTGGGCTTTTAGGAAGACAATTTATTTCCCCAACAAATAAATAAGCCCTGCACAGAAAGGAGATTCTGGAGTCCTTGGGATGTGGTGAGATTGCCCTCAGGCAGAGACTCCGGCAGGTGATCAAGGGCCTCTGTCACTCCCGAGGACAGGCTGTGGCTCCATGTGATCTCTCCCTTGTGAGTGAGGTGCTGCTGGGGAAATACAATTATCCTGGAATGAGAGTCTCCTCACCCATGTTCCCTGAGAAGAACCAGGATTCCGGTGGGGGTGCTGGCCCAGTCTGTGGAGGACCACAGGTCTCCAGTAAGAAAATGGTGGAAAGAAAGGGTGATGTCTGTAATAGACCTGCCCTCGTGGTTCCCTGAAGGGCAGGCATCTGCAGGAATGTGTTCTAGAAGGAAGAGAAGTGTGGGAGGAGTACATGGACTGATAATAATCAGCCTCCTCTCTACATCAAACACTAAAGAAAACCCATCCTTTGTTTTAAAGAGCTTAACTACCAGAGCGATCTGGTAGAATCCCTTATAAATACGAAAACCATAGAGCTGACAGAGCCTGGCTTCCTATGTAAAGTAGGACAGAAAAAATGGAGCCTAAGATCAAGCCAAAAATATGTTCATGGAAGAGAGGAGAGCAACATTTATGCATGAGAGACAAGGCAATAACATGTGTAAATTCAAATGCACATCGATTCTCACTTAAGACAAAGATCTTTCTAATTTGATTGAGAACTATCCATTTGGATGGGCACATCTGAAGTTACTAGGAGAAGACAAAATTAACAGTCTAGATAGAAAACATTCCTTTGACTGTACTGAAAATACataacagaaaaccaaaaaaggaagtaaaagtgtacagaaacaattagaaaatgaaaactaccaTGTTCCCTATTTAATGGCCTTGCTTAGAAAGCATGGCATCAGAGAACCTACCTCAAGGTTCCACCAGACACCATCGCAGtcaggccagcagcagcagcctcatctTCCCCATGGCCTTCGTGCTCTGTCTACTGATGGCCCTGGTGCTGGTCAGCTACGGCCCGGGAGGATCCCTGGGCTGTGACCTGTCTCAGAACCACGTGCTGGTTGGCAGGAAGACCCTCAGGCTCCTGGGCCAAATGAGGAGACTCTCCCCTCGCTTCTGTCTGCAGGACAGAATGGACTTCGCTTtcccccaggagatggtggagggcggccagctgcaggaggcccaggccaTCTCTGTGCTCCACGAGATGCTCCAGCAGAGCTTCAACCTCTTCCACACAGAGCGCTCCTCTGCTGCCTGGGACACCACCCTCCTGGAGCAGCTCCGCACTGGACTCCATCAGCAGCTGGACGACCTGGATGCCTGCCTGGGGCAGGTGATGGGAGAGGAAGACTCTGCCCTGGGAAGGATGGGCCCCACACTGGCCGTGAAGAGGTACTTCCAGGGCATCCATGTCTACCTGCAAGAGAAGGAATACAGCGCCTGCGCCTGGGAAATCGTCAGACTGGAAATCATGAGATCCTTCTCTTCATCAACCAGCTTGCAAGAAAAGTTAAGAGTGATGGATGGAGACCAGAACTCACCTTGACATGACTCTCACTGACTAAGATGCCACATCCGCCTTGCACACTCACCTGTGTTCATTTCAGAAGACTCTGATTTCTGCTCTAGCCACAGTGTTTCTTGAATTCAATCAATAGTACTTTCTAGTAGCAATAAGCAAGGAGATATAAAAAGTATTCAGCTGCATGGGAATCAGTCCATAAGTGATGACTGCCCTgatgttatttgtctttatttatgtatttattttatttattcttttatctgatcatatttacattttcatataaaaatggtTGTCTACATTgtaatgaaatttagaaaatatgttcatttccttaatattgtaatttgttttatttattaaattcttatgaaagtaaatttgttttttcattctgaaaaccTACATACTTATTTTGTCGATTTTCTCATGATGAAAACCTATATACTTATTTCGTCTATACCTATTGTGGAATAGCATTTGTCCATTTATACTACAGAATAGTTCTACCACTTTTCAGGAAATGATTCTCAAAAGATGGAAttcctggaattccctggcagtccggtggttaggatTCCGTGCTTCCACTGTGAGAAGCTCAGGTACCAtggatacctggtcagggaactaagattctgcaagctgtgGAGTGCAGCCCCGcctccacccccccaaaaaaacaggTAGAAAGGAGTCTCTGAAACTGTGGTAAATGATTAGTCCTGAAGTCACAAGTATAACTAGTTTATACCCAGTCAGCAAAGAACGGTTGGTGTCAGTATGTGAGGGAGGACTCATCCCCTCCAGGGAAGTTGCCAACCTGAGGTGCCCAGTGGCTGAACCTGACACCTGTTACtcttcctcccaccttctcctCAGCCCTGCTTTACTGAACCATCCACTCCCTTACACAATATCTTCACTGCCTCCAACACAGGACCTGTGTTCTGTGATGCTTTCTAGCTTCAAAGGTTCTCTCAGTGGAAATCACTGGAAGACAGCACAAGTGAAGGGAGAGTTCTCCAAGTTTCAAAACCTTGGAATTGCAGCTCTGCTATTTCACAGCAGGGTGACCCTGAAAAATATCACAAACACtaaggagaaggacatggcaacccactccagtattctttcttgaaaatcccatggacagaggagccttgtgggctacagtgcatgggtcaCGAGAGCCAGTCAcgactgaaccaacttagcatgcacgcaggcatGCATGCTGTCTTGATCTTCTTCTCAAGTATGGGGAAAATAACAGTAGTTTTTCAGAGGACTACTGTTTGGATCAATGAGTCCATGTTACAAGAAGGATAAAAGTGTGCCTGGCAGAAATAATCAGGACAGTGAGAGTCCCAGAGTAGCTGCCCACAGGGACGAGACAGGACAGCTGGCCTGAGGCAGTGACTGAAAGGCAACACTAGAAAGACGCTAGGTCTTCGCTAAAAATATTTCACTTGGGTGCTAGTTTCACAGTATATTCAGTGTGTGAACTCTCCTGTGCTCACTGTTCCATAAAAACTTCAGTCCCTCAGTGCTGGCAGTGTCACCGCCTAGTCAGTCCTTCTCAGAAATTATGCCCTTAGAGGAGAGACTGCCAGAAGTGTATGCAGGTGTCTTATACGCAAGTGAGAGTCTTTCTCTGAACAAGGGGCCATGAAGTCAATTTGATTGGTCAAAATACATAAACCTTGCACATGCATATTGCCTACTGTTCACGAGAATAATGGCTATATTAATCTATATTCAAGACCATGTAAGCCCTTCTATGTGCTCACACATTGACCAAAACAGGATCTTATCATCCTTTTTAGGTTTTGCCAATCTGACTGGTGACACAGAGCATCTAGAAGCAAccattaattttccttttcctaattgATGGTGGTTGTCATCAGTCATACTCCAGCCTTCTGGTCCACCTCTTGGAATTGGTTCGGGAGaactctgaaagaaaaacaatctgcaggcaaaggagaaatgtgcTGGAAGGAACTGGAGCCCCAGCATCACAGAGTAGAGTTGAGAAGAGCTGTGGAGTGGAGACTTTAGTTTTAAGACCAGTATGCTAGAATAGGTGACAGCCTTTCCCCGTCATATTCACGGGAAATGCAGGTTTCTTCTGTGAATTTCTGATCCATACACAATGCACCCATTGCTCTTCCATTGTCATTTTACTCATGTAAAGAAGTACATTATTCATTTCTGTGCAAACTCCGTGATCTCCAGCTAGAAGACACACAGATCTCAAGGTCCTCAATTGGATCCCAGGCTCCACACTCACACTGCACTCCTGCCATCTGGCTGGTATCCAGTCTGAGTTTCACTTGTGGTTTTCCTGTGTTCAAGGCTCAGAACTGTTTTCCATTCAAACTCATCAAGTAGGCCATGACCTACTCTAATTATCAgggctttaaaaatatgtcttgaTGGTGAGATCTTCCAAAGATGCATGCTGGAATCATATGCCCAAC is a genomic window of Cervus canadensis isolate Bull #8, Minnesota chromosome 14, ASM1932006v1, whole genome shotgun sequence containing:
- the LOC122452991 gene encoding interferon omega-1-like, giving the protein MAFVLCLLMALVLVSYGPGGSLGCDLSQNHVLVGRKTLRLLGQMRRLSPRFCLQDRMDFAFPQEMVEGGQLQEAQAISVLHEMLQQSFNLFHTERSSAAWDTTLLEQLRTGLHQQLDDLDACLGQVMGEEDSALGRMGPTLAVKRYFQGIHVYLQEKEYSACAWEIVRLEIMRSFSSSTSLQEKLRVMDGDQNSP